One Candidatus Flexicrinis proximus DNA window includes the following coding sequences:
- a CDS encoding STAS domain-containing protein — protein sequence MLWNVERYNNITVLSLKGALNGSSVAAMQDQILAQIQSGQRVLLDLESVQYLSSAALRFLLSLYRAIREKSGTMALAGLSEEIADIMSMTGFLDLFRTYKDRGTALALM from the coding sequence ATGTTGTGGAATGTTGAACGGTACAACAACATCACCGTATTGTCACTGAAGGGTGCGCTGAACGGGTCGTCCGTCGCCGCCATGCAAGACCAGATCCTAGCTCAAATCCAGAGCGGCCAGCGTGTACTGCTTGACCTCGAAAGTGTACAATACCTTTCGAGCGCAGCGTTGCGCTTTTTGCTCTCACTTTATCGCGCCATTCGCGAGAAAAGCGGTACCATGGCACTCGCAGGGCTTAGCGAAGAAATCGCTGACATCATGTCAATGACGGGCTTCCTGGACTTGTTCCGTACCTACAAAGACCGCGGCACTGCGCTGGCGCTCATGTAA
- a CDS encoding zinc ribbon domain-containing protein, producing the protein MTDFALVATVYGGVVFAALWLAMIIWTNRDMRARSRDPLAQIFVTAIVALLNVPGLLVYFMLRPRETLTEAYERSLEEEALLQEIEEKPTCPGCAQRVHANWQVCPHCHTKLKKACYKCGQSLELSWNICPHCSTPQAVTPAEELLARSPAADVGRSTMGLPSSSMAEPRRRRREAARQTVDKSLEFVEGE; encoded by the coding sequence ATGACTGACTTTGCCCTCGTCGCCACTGTTTACGGTGGAGTAGTTTTCGCAGCGCTGTGGCTTGCGATGATCATCTGGACAAACCGCGACATGCGCGCTCGGTCCCGTGACCCATTGGCCCAGATCTTCGTTACCGCCATAGTGGCGCTGCTCAATGTCCCTGGGCTGCTGGTCTACTTCATGCTGCGTCCCCGCGAGACCCTAACCGAAGCGTACGAGCGCTCACTTGAGGAAGAGGCGCTGCTTCAGGAAATCGAAGAAAAGCCGACGTGCCCAGGCTGCGCACAGCGTGTACACGCTAATTGGCAGGTCTGCCCGCATTGTCATACCAAGCTTAAGAAGGCCTGCTACAAGTGCGGTCAGTCGCTTGAACTTTCCTGGAACATCTGCCCGCACTGTTCCACGCCTCAGGCAGTGACGCCGGCCGAAGAATTGCTCGCCCGTTCGCCTGCGGCCGATGTGGGGCGTTCAACAATGGGTTTACCCTCAAGCAGTATGGCAGAGCCGCGCCGGCGTCGCCGGGAAGCCGCCCGTCAGACGGTCGATAAATCCCTTGAGTTCGTCGAGGGCGAATAA
- the pyk gene encoding pyruvate kinase, whose product MSSLFSGKKTKIVATIGPKSGDEETLRQMIRAGMNVARINFSHGTHEDHATRIERVRRVAEEENTVVAILSDIQGPKIRIGAVKEHGIRLAAGDKITLTLDTTADGTNNIVALPHPEFIIDVEAGMTLLLDDGNLEFKVIANTGTSLVCEAVIPGNLTSRKGVMAREAKHKMRAITDKDRRDVEFALSQGTDFIAMSFVRSADDVQEMRWLMRHLGHEDVGLIAKIEKHEALVNIDSILLGVDGIMVARGDMGLEVGAENVPYYQKMLITKCNRVSKPVITATQMLSSMEHSPRPTRAEASDVYNAIVDGTDAVMLSNETASGDYPVEAVRTMARIATNAEEHLPAGRMFRTDERLTGNELIADSVCESTYVVAEALKAKAIITASLSGRTAQRVAGERPHNPIICVTPNKSTYHRLALVWGVIPLFVPQFNTIEEMIRVVALEAQNAGVAQTGDVLVIVAGVPFGKGGGTNLMKVHRIGDPFNG is encoded by the coding sequence GTGAGCAGCTTGTTCAGCGGAAAAAAGACCAAAATTGTCGCGACCATCGGACCGAAGTCAGGGGACGAGGAAACGCTGAGGCAAATGATTCGCGCGGGAATGAATGTCGCACGCATCAATTTTTCGCACGGGACCCACGAAGACCATGCGACGCGCATCGAGCGAGTGCGGCGTGTTGCGGAAGAAGAAAACACCGTTGTCGCAATTCTCAGCGACATTCAGGGACCAAAGATCAGAATTGGCGCGGTCAAAGAACACGGGATCCGGTTGGCCGCCGGCGACAAAATTACCCTTACGCTAGATACTACCGCGGATGGCACGAATAACATAGTTGCACTGCCTCATCCGGAGTTCATCATCGACGTTGAAGCAGGCATGACGCTTCTGCTGGACGACGGGAATCTCGAATTCAAAGTGATTGCCAACACTGGCACCTCACTGGTTTGCGAGGCGGTGATTCCGGGGAATCTGACGTCGCGTAAAGGCGTGATGGCACGTGAAGCCAAGCATAAGATGCGCGCCATCACCGATAAGGACCGCCGGGATGTCGAATTCGCATTGTCACAGGGCACTGACTTTATTGCTATGTCTTTTGTGCGAAGCGCTGACGATGTACAGGAGATGCGCTGGCTCATGCGTCACCTCGGGCATGAAGATGTCGGATTGATCGCCAAGATCGAGAAACACGAGGCCCTGGTTAACATCGACTCAATCCTGCTGGGGGTCGACGGCATCATGGTAGCTCGCGGAGACATGGGTCTTGAGGTTGGCGCGGAAAACGTACCGTACTATCAGAAGATGCTCATCACTAAGTGCAACAGGGTTAGCAAGCCCGTGATTACCGCAACGCAAATGCTCAGTTCCATGGAACACAGCCCTCGTCCTACCCGTGCAGAGGCCAGCGACGTTTACAACGCGATCGTGGACGGCACGGATGCGGTTATGCTGAGTAACGAGACTGCCAGCGGTGACTATCCGGTCGAGGCCGTCCGTACGATGGCCCGGATCGCGACGAACGCCGAAGAGCATCTTCCCGCGGGCCGCATGTTCCGTACGGACGAGCGGCTGACCGGAAACGAGCTAATCGCCGATTCGGTCTGCGAGTCGACTTATGTGGTTGCCGAAGCCCTGAAGGCTAAGGCGATCATCACGGCTTCCCTGAGTGGCAGAACGGCCCAGCGCGTGGCCGGCGAACGTCCTCATAATCCGATAATCTGTGTTACGCCGAACAAGTCGACGTATCACCGGCTGGCTTTGGTGTGGGGCGTGATTCCGCTGTTTGTTCCACAGTTCAACACAATTGAGGAGATGATTCGGGTAGTAGCGCTTGAAGCGCAGAATGCCGGAGTCGCCCAAACAGGTGACGTGTTGGTCATTGTGGCCGGCGTACCCTTCGGTAAAGGCGGCGGCACTAACCTGATGAAAGTTCACCGAATCGGCGACCCGTTCAACGGTTAG
- a CDS encoding lycopene cyclase domain-containing protein, producing MHYFGFLARFVVLPLAIFRALLWRDKRAGRHPPDELTNWPEDKVLLAHALVAVTYTTIWDNYLVYSRIWGYDRRLVTGLRLGWVPIEEYTFFILQPLMTGSLLLWRARHTADETPTTNTMIPGRITATSALCAVWVVSLMALWKGGHRLRYLSLITGWALPPIMLQTAFGGDILWRHRKLIASTVVPASVYLGLADSRAIRAGTWNISPERTVGISVIPHLPLEEFLFFCLTNLLLVFGVTLVLSKESEKRLPNSIRGRYERFKARYIASAE from the coding sequence ATGCATTACTTCGGCTTTCTGGCCCGCTTTGTCGTATTACCGCTAGCGATATTTCGCGCGCTGCTGTGGCGCGACAAACGCGCTGGCAGGCATCCCCCTGATGAACTCACAAACTGGCCAGAGGACAAAGTTCTTCTCGCGCATGCGTTAGTCGCCGTCACCTATACGACCATCTGGGACAACTATCTGGTCTACAGCCGAATCTGGGGCTATGACCGTCGGTTAGTAACAGGTTTGCGCTTGGGTTGGGTTCCCATCGAGGAGTACACCTTTTTTATACTTCAGCCGTTAATGACGGGCTCGCTTCTTCTCTGGAGGGCACGCCATACAGCGGACGAAACTCCCACCACTAATACGATGATCCCCGGCAGAATTACGGCTACTTCAGCGCTGTGCGCCGTTTGGGTGGTCTCGCTCATGGCATTGTGGAAAGGGGGGCATCGCCTGCGCTATTTATCGTTAATAACGGGTTGGGCACTTCCGCCCATCATGCTCCAGACCGCGTTTGGCGGCGACATTCTCTGGCGCCATCGAAAGCTGATCGCATCAACAGTTGTCCCGGCTTCAGTCTATCTGGGTCTGGCAGACAGTCGCGCAATTCGTGCAGGGACGTGGAATATCAGCCCAGAGCGCACCGTTGGAATCAGCGTGATACCACACCTGCCGTTGGAAGAGTTCCTGTTCTTCTGCCTTACCAACCTGCTGCTTGTATTCGGCGTTACACTGGTTCTATCCAAAGAGAGTGAAAAGCGTTTGCCCAACTCCATTAGGGGGCGTTATGAACGGTTCAAGGCACGATATATCGCCAGCGCAGAGTGA
- the glgX gene encoding glycogen debranching protein GlgX, which translates to MQLHNPIDQHPTHLHEGFRLRAGKPYPFGASIVPGGVNFAVFSRHATAAWLVVFNRGERYPMVEIPFYPEFRVGNVFAMKVFDLDVEGIEYGYRMDGPYEPNAGHRFDRSMFLLDPYAKLISGRDVWGEVPDFGDPFPHRAQILFDDYDWGDDRPPNIPFEDLIIYEMHVRGFTRHPSSGVHYPPGTFAAMREKIPYLRDLGVNCVELMPVFEFDEFEYDRVNPFTGDRLMNYWGYSTLGFFAPKAGYAGTGKYGMQADEFKTLIKALHQSGIEVILDVAFNHTGEGNHKGKTLSFRGLDNKTYYMLSPDGSYMNFSGTGNTLNCNNPVVRNLVLECLRYWVAEYHIDGFRFDLASILGRDSNGMPLANPPLLEALAHDPILANAKLIAEAWDAGGLYQVGTFPAYGRWAEWNGKYRDTVRAFLKGDSGQVWEAAERIQGSPDLYGTRGTRASINFITCHDGFSLMDLYSYNRKHNVANGEDNFDGHNENMSWNGGHEGATDDPEILHTRRKMIKNAAAVLLVSQGVPMIHMGDEVGHSKRGNNNTYCHDDELNWFDWQLLRTNADLLHYFRLMIAFRKAHPVLRRRHHFSHRDEVGSGYPDISWHTTKAWDTNWSSHNRTLALMLCGKHAAKSGMPNAEQDDYVYIAMNVHWQNHVFQIPSLPDGLGWHVFANTALNPPNDICTPGEEELLPNQVAVPVLARSVVILVGKDAPRRRPTRRR; encoded by the coding sequence ATGCAGCTCCACAACCCGATTGACCAACATCCAACGCATCTGCATGAGGGATTTCGGCTGCGCGCGGGCAAGCCTTATCCTTTCGGCGCGAGTATCGTCCCGGGCGGCGTGAATTTCGCGGTTTTTTCGCGTCATGCCACCGCCGCCTGGTTAGTCGTGTTCAACAGGGGTGAGCGTTACCCGATGGTTGAGATTCCATTTTACCCGGAATTTCGTGTCGGGAATGTTTTTGCCATGAAGGTGTTTGACCTCGATGTGGAGGGTATCGAGTATGGATACCGCATGGACGGACCGTACGAGCCGAATGCCGGCCACCGTTTTGACCGCTCAATGTTTCTGCTTGATCCCTATGCAAAACTAATCTCCGGACGTGATGTCTGGGGCGAAGTCCCCGATTTTGGCGACCCGTTTCCGCATCGGGCGCAGATCCTCTTTGACGACTACGATTGGGGTGATGACCGGCCGCCCAATATCCCTTTTGAAGACCTGATCATCTACGAAATGCATGTGCGTGGATTCACACGGCATCCGTCCAGTGGGGTGCACTATCCGCCTGGTACTTTTGCGGCAATGCGCGAGAAGATTCCCTACTTACGCGACCTCGGGGTGAACTGTGTAGAGCTCATGCCGGTCTTTGAGTTCGATGAATTTGAATATGACCGTGTCAACCCTTTCACGGGCGACCGTCTGATGAATTACTGGGGGTACAGCACCCTCGGCTTCTTCGCCCCCAAGGCCGGATACGCCGGCACTGGCAAATACGGTATGCAGGCCGATGAATTCAAGACCCTGATCAAAGCTCTCCATCAGAGCGGAATCGAAGTGATCCTGGATGTGGCCTTCAACCATACGGGGGAGGGTAACCACAAAGGCAAGACCCTCAGTTTCCGCGGTCTCGACAACAAGACCTACTATATGTTGTCCCCCGATGGAAGCTATATGAACTTCAGTGGCACGGGAAACACGCTCAATTGCAATAATCCTGTCGTCCGCAACCTGGTCCTGGAGTGCCTGCGCTACTGGGTCGCTGAATACCATATTGATGGCTTTCGTTTTGATCTTGCCTCAATTCTTGGTCGCGACTCGAACGGGATGCCGCTGGCAAACCCGCCGCTGCTTGAAGCGCTGGCACATGATCCCATCCTTGCCAATGCCAAGCTGATAGCCGAAGCCTGGGATGCCGGTGGTCTGTATCAGGTTGGCACCTTCCCTGCCTATGGCCGCTGGGCGGAATGGAACGGGAAATACCGTGACACGGTCCGCGCGTTCCTGAAGGGTGACAGCGGGCAGGTCTGGGAGGCTGCAGAACGAATTCAGGGATCCCCTGACCTGTACGGAACACGTGGCACGCGCGCATCCATCAACTTCATTACCTGCCACGACGGGTTCTCTTTGATGGACCTGTATTCCTACAACCGGAAACACAATGTTGCCAACGGGGAAGACAATTTCGACGGCCACAATGAGAATATGAGTTGGAACGGCGGTCACGAAGGCGCAACCGATGATCCGGAAATCCTTCACACGCGCCGCAAGATGATCAAGAATGCTGCCGCCGTGCTGCTCGTCAGCCAGGGGGTACCCATGATTCACATGGGCGACGAAGTCGGACACAGCAAGCGTGGGAACAACAATACTTACTGTCACGATGACGAACTCAACTGGTTCGACTGGCAGCTGCTCAGGACAAACGCGGATCTCCTACACTATTTCCGGTTGATGATTGCGTTTCGGAAGGCCCACCCAGTATTGCGCCGTCGGCATCACTTTTCGCACCGTGACGAGGTCGGAAGCGGATACCCTGACATCAGTTGGCACACCACGAAGGCCTGGGATACCAACTGGTCGTCTCACAATCGCACACTGGCGCTCATGCTTTGCGGCAAACACGCTGCTAAGTCCGGCATGCCGAATGCCGAGCAGGACGATTATGTCTATATTGCGATGAACGTTCACTGGCAGAATCATGTATTCCAGATTCCGAGCCTTCCGGATGGGTTGGGTTGGCATGTCTTCGCCAATACGGCGCTAAACCCACCGAACGACATTTGCACCCCAGGCGAAGAAGAACTGCTGCCCAACCAGGTGGCCGTTCCCGTCCTTGCGCGTTCGGTTGTAATTCTTGTGGGTAAAGACGCGCCGCGCCGCCGACCGACGCGGCGCCGTTAA
- a CDS encoding phytoene/squalene synthase family protein — MTAYLPHPWEQRLLMWAEQAQQTTAQATVYAQDQQRLLRAFDACAAVTRHNSRTFYLASTFLPRSKRDAARALYALCRVSDNIVDHARGDAAAELEAWRGRVRTPHPTDDPVLIAWADTRERFNIPPGYVDQLIDGVERDLSQNRYQTFSELTEYAYGVASTVGLMAMHIIGFHGEEAVPYAVRLGVALQMTNILRDVAEDWRAGRVYLPQEELSEFGLTEQDIADGRVSDRWRRFMRFQIQRNRSLYEESWRGLELLDTDGRFAIAAAGKLYYAILRDIEQHDFDVFSRRAYVGTVGKLARLPRIWRLSRRRVSQT, encoded by the coding sequence ATGACGGCATATTTGCCACACCCTTGGGAACAGCGCCTTCTAATGTGGGCGGAACAGGCACAGCAGACGACGGCTCAGGCGACTGTATATGCACAGGATCAGCAGCGCCTGCTGCGCGCCTTCGACGCCTGCGCGGCAGTTACTCGTCACAATAGCCGAACATTTTACCTCGCCTCAACATTTTTGCCGCGCAGCAAACGTGATGCGGCGCGTGCGCTGTATGCATTGTGCCGCGTGAGCGACAATATCGTCGACCATGCGCGAGGGGATGCGGCAGCAGAGTTGGAGGCCTGGCGGGGTCGCGTGCGGACGCCACATCCGACCGACGACCCCGTATTGATCGCGTGGGCAGACACGCGTGAGCGGTTCAATATCCCGCCTGGCTATGTTGATCAATTGATCGACGGCGTCGAGCGTGACCTATCGCAAAATAGGTATCAGACGTTCTCTGAACTCACTGAGTATGCCTATGGTGTCGCATCGACCGTTGGACTGATGGCGATGCACATTATTGGCTTTCATGGAGAAGAGGCTGTGCCTTATGCCGTCCGTCTAGGTGTCGCCCTCCAGATGACGAACATCTTGCGTGACGTTGCTGAGGATTGGCGTGCGGGACGCGTCTACCTGCCCCAGGAAGAGCTTTCCGAGTTTGGGTTGACCGAACAGGATATCGCTGATGGCCGAGTTTCCGATCGCTGGCGTCGCTTCATGCGCTTCCAAATTCAGCGTAACAGGTCACTTTACGAAGAGTCGTGGCGCGGGCTCGAACTACTGGATACCGATGGTCGTTTTGCGATCGCCGCGGCCGGCAAACTCTACTACGCGATACTCCGCGACATCGAGCAGCACGACTTCGACGTCTTTTCCAGGCGCGCGTATGTCGGTACGGTGGGCAAGTTAGCGCGGCTGCCGCGCATTTGGCGCCTCAGCCGTCGTCGTGTAAGTCAAACCTAG